In Paraburkholderia aromaticivorans, a single window of DNA contains:
- a CDS encoding response regulator transcription factor: MNPGAARVFLVDDDERVRCALARLLRASGYLVESFDSPEAFLDRADLASVPACLVLDLQMPGMSGLEVQRNLNQLLPIIFLTGHGGVGSSVEAMKGGALDFLPKPVCQSLLFAAVDRALECACIEWAKRCEKAELQERVNLLTHREREVMALLLTGRLNKQVASELGAAEKTIKIHRARVMKKMKVRSIAELVRLAEKVGVDAADDI, translated from the coding sequence ATGAATCCGGGCGCCGCTCGTGTTTTCCTCGTCGACGACGATGAGCGAGTTCGATGCGCGCTCGCCCGACTGCTGCGCGCATCGGGCTACCTGGTTGAATCTTTTGACAGCCCTGAAGCTTTTCTAGATAGAGCCGACCTGGCCAGCGTACCCGCATGCCTCGTTCTCGATTTGCAGATGCCGGGAATGTCGGGGCTGGAAGTGCAGCGCAATCTCAATCAGCTCTTGCCCATCATTTTTTTGACAGGGCACGGCGGCGTCGGGTCAAGCGTTGAAGCAATGAAGGGTGGTGCGCTCGATTTTCTGCCCAAGCCGGTATGCCAATCCTTATTGTTTGCCGCGGTGGACCGCGCGCTCGAGTGCGCTTGCATAGAGTGGGCGAAGAGGTGCGAAAAAGCTGAGTTGCAGGAACGGGTCAATCTTCTCACGCACCGCGAGCGCGAAGTCATGGCGCTCTTATTGACTGGGCGTCTGAACAAACAGGTCGCCAGCGAACTTGGCGCGGCTGAAAAGACAATCAAGATTCATCGCGCTCGGGTGATGAAGAAGATGAAGGTACGATCGATTGCTGAACTCGTTCGGCTTGCGGAAAAGGTCGGCGTGGACGCAGCCGACGACATATAA
- a CDS encoding sensor histidine kinase yields MITLVVRGRDLVQSMVSFAMACCGQQRPSPRSVHRPLHVSPISARSLRERGYWRLRTPGAKSLALLGDVADQPKKRIAADERELANAKPGRQGHTGASAAGLPEEGCGRRGVLDERIHLRDALEMLPVATLTIDQKNQIIFANASAIELFGYTGEELTGARIEMLFPIHAWRGCDSMAEDRGVEHKITDGTTTQVLVARRRDGEGFHVEANTTKYSASDQGLQIIAIAGRVACREIDRNRTEMAHLVRVSSLGELASSLAHELNQPLTAILSNAEAAQKFIEAEKINTAELREALGDIILDNRRASEVIQKIRTMVRKGDLELQPVDVGEVVRDIALLVHSDAVAREVRTKFDIADNLATVFGDKVQLQQVLLNLLLNAFDAVKECDPKERIIETTVREEVGGGVRVTVKDRGQGLTVDQMNKVFRPFFSTKPQGLGLGLSISRTIVTAHGGQLWAENNECKGASFHITLPQKAAIGRDPRGPS; encoded by the coding sequence ATGATCACTCTGGTTGTGCGTGGCAGAGACCTGGTGCAAAGCATGGTCAGTTTTGCTATGGCCTGCTGCGGGCAACAGCGTCCCTCGCCTCGAAGTGTCCACCGCCCGTTGCATGTGTCACCCATCAGCGCTCGTTCGCTTCGGGAACGAGGATATTGGCGGCTGAGAACACCAGGCGCTAAATCATTGGCGCTCCTCGGCGACGTTGCGGATCAGCCCAAAAAGCGGATCGCTGCCGATGAACGTGAGCTTGCCAATGCAAAGCCGGGACGGCAAGGACATACAGGCGCCAGCGCGGCAGGTCTGCCAGAAGAAGGATGCGGCAGGCGCGGGGTTCTGGACGAAAGAATTCACTTGAGGGACGCGCTTGAGATGTTGCCGGTCGCGACGCTTACGATCGATCAGAAAAATCAGATAATCTTTGCGAACGCCAGTGCGATAGAACTGTTCGGCTATACCGGCGAAGAATTGACCGGCGCACGGATCGAGATGCTGTTCCCGATCCATGCTTGGCGGGGTTGCGATTCTATGGCCGAAGACCGTGGCGTCGAACACAAGATCACCGACGGGACAACGACACAGGTGCTGGTCGCGCGCCGGCGCGACGGTGAAGGTTTTCACGTGGAAGCCAATACCACGAAATACAGCGCGTCCGATCAGGGTTTGCAGATCATCGCCATAGCGGGTCGCGTCGCGTGCCGCGAAATCGATCGAAACCGGACGGAAATGGCTCATCTGGTGCGAGTTTCATCTTTGGGAGAACTCGCAAGTTCTCTCGCACACGAGCTGAATCAGCCGCTTACCGCTATCTTGAGCAACGCGGAAGCCGCGCAGAAATTCATCGAAGCGGAGAAGATCAATACGGCAGAGCTCCGCGAGGCATTGGGCGACATCATTCTGGATAACCGTCGCGCGAGCGAAGTTATCCAGAAGATCCGGACGATGGTACGAAAAGGTGACCTGGAGTTGCAGCCGGTAGACGTTGGCGAGGTGGTCCGAGACATCGCCTTGCTCGTACATAGCGATGCGGTGGCGCGGGAAGTTCGCACGAAATTCGACATTGCCGACAATCTGGCAACGGTGTTCGGCGATAAGGTTCAACTGCAGCAGGTTTTGCTCAATCTGCTGCTGAACGCCTTCGACGCGGTGAAGGAATGCGATCCAAAGGAGCGCATCATCGAGACAACGGTGCGAGAAGAGGTTGGGGGAGGCGTACGGGTTACGGTGAAAGATCGAGGTCAGGGGCTGACCGTCGACCAGATGAATAAAGTATTCCGGCCGTTCTTCTCGACCAAGCCTCAAGGGCTCGGTCTCGGCCTTTCCATCAGCCGCACGATCGTGACAGCGCACGGAGGCCAGTTATGGGCGGAGAACAACGAGTGCAAGGGAGCGTCGTTTCACATAACGTTGCCTCAGAAAGCGGCCATAGGAAGGGATCCCCGCGGGCCGTCATGA
- a CDS encoding BPSL1445 family SYLF domain-containing lipoprotein produces MNRRNFMQQIAISTAAASLALTGCTATSGSGKSPETDAARRQEINSAVDGTLSRLAATVKGSSELISKAQGVLVFPSVKKAAFIVGAEYGEGALRVGGATVGYYNTTSASFGFQAGAQSTAVIFLFMTQSALDGFRNSSGWSAGADTGVSIAKVGANGAIDTTSATSQVVALVLTNVGLMADLSLAGTKVTKLDL; encoded by the coding sequence ATGAACAGACGGAATTTTATGCAACAAATCGCGATTTCAACCGCCGCCGCGAGTTTGGCTTTGACGGGTTGCACCGCGACATCCGGGAGCGGCAAGAGTCCCGAAACTGACGCTGCAAGGCGGCAAGAGATCAATTCAGCCGTGGACGGCACGTTGTCACGATTGGCCGCGACAGTAAAAGGTTCGAGTGAACTCATATCGAAGGCCCAGGGGGTGTTGGTTTTCCCATCGGTGAAAAAGGCGGCCTTCATTGTCGGCGCCGAGTACGGCGAGGGCGCGTTGCGTGTCGGCGGCGCGACAGTCGGCTACTACAATACGACCTCCGCTTCATTTGGATTTCAGGCGGGCGCCCAGTCGACCGCAGTCATATTTCTCTTCATGACGCAATCCGCGCTGGACGGATTCCGCAATTCGTCGGGGTGGTCCGCTGGAGCCGACACAGGAGTCTCGATCGCGAAAGTAGGCGCCAACGGCGCGATAGACACAACATCAGCGACCTCGCAGGTGGTAGCGCTGGTCTTGACCAACGTCGGTCTGATGGCGGATCTGTCGCTAGCCGGAACGAAGGTGACCAAACTTGACCTTTGA
- the ppk2 gene encoding polyphosphate kinase 2, whose translation MAKARGKQVPSAEGKALSYKEYQKALFQLHVELVKLQEWVVQTGSKICIVFEGRDGAGKGGTIKAITERVSPRIFRVVALPAPSEREKSQMYLQRYVPHLPAAGEVVIFDRSWYNRAGVERVMGFCSDEDVESFFKAVPLVERAIVHSGVILLKYWLEVSPEEQTRRLEARIHDGRKVWKLTEMDLKSYSRWHDYSRARDAMFEASDTEIASWYVANSNDKRRVRLNIISDLLGRIPYQAPPRKKITLPKRQEPNGYKDPGYPYKYIAEPF comes from the coding sequence ATGGCGAAAGCTCGGGGGAAACAAGTCCCTTCCGCAGAGGGCAAAGCCCTTTCGTACAAGGAATACCAGAAGGCGTTGTTCCAGCTGCACGTTGAACTGGTCAAGCTTCAGGAATGGGTAGTGCAAACGGGAAGCAAGATCTGCATTGTCTTCGAAGGACGCGACGGCGCAGGTAAGGGCGGCACTATTAAGGCGATTACCGAACGGGTGAGTCCGCGGATATTCCGCGTGGTTGCGTTGCCTGCGCCAAGTGAACGCGAGAAGAGCCAGATGTACCTACAACGTTACGTGCCGCACCTGCCGGCCGCGGGGGAAGTTGTGATCTTCGATCGCAGTTGGTACAACCGCGCGGGAGTCGAGCGAGTGATGGGTTTCTGTTCCGATGAGGACGTCGAGAGCTTCTTCAAGGCGGTGCCGCTGGTCGAGCGTGCAATCGTCCATTCGGGGGTGATTCTGCTTAAATACTGGCTGGAGGTCAGCCCCGAAGAACAGACGCGCCGCCTTGAAGCTCGCATCCACGACGGACGCAAGGTCTGGAAGCTGACGGAAATGGATCTGAAATCTTATAGCCGATGGCATGACTACTCCCGTGCACGCGACGCGATGTTCGAGGCGTCGGACACCGAGATCGCTTCGTGGTATGTAGCAAATTCGAACGACAAGCGGCGCGTTCGACTCAACATCATCAGCGACCTGCTTGGAAGGATTCCTTATCAAGCGCCTCCGCGTAAAAAAATTACCCTGCCGAAGAGACAAGAACCCAATGGCTATAAAGATCCGGGCTATCCGTACAAGTACATAGCCGAGCCCTTCTGA